Proteins encoded in a region of the Drosophila busckii strain San Diego stock center, stock number 13000-0081.31 chromosome 2L, ASM1175060v1, whole genome shotgun sequence genome:
- the LOC108603159 gene encoding beta-1,4-glucuronyltransferase 1 has translation MSPFLAKLILLIFGLSCVLLFFHIMGDIQTLQAEWQQPKQRPQRGYVRQHGDYMVWHEYLRAEQIYESNQSLTLTTHATYMDLGLLPTMLSRWQAPISLTIYASGSDFYKAIESFWYIHDCLQMRRLLRHFVSIHLVWHRQHYPPGLHLFDLSRAPPASLKCHQPAPYAKARQDVTYWHLHKLKYPVNLLRNVARLNAYTYYIMALDMQLLPPSNFAKKFIHFAWVRYWNHPDIAKPFASIYCLPTFPHTPQAPLAYNKQQLVKVLRDYNITKPIYNNNYLWQRNWLSSVKDQEHLYIYDRATHGICVGYISINELEPLYDEQYEMESIYQANNNLQCLLLSHLGYSFIIMDNVFLIRRTEDSWQSIRYNKTLRFARLHRLNKLKKLYNNLVSLPGVNNNLEWLINMAKKD, from the exons atgtcACCATTTCTAGCAAAGCTAATTTTGCTCATCTTTGGGCTCAGCTGCGTTTTGCTGTTTTTCCACATCATGGGCGACATTCAAACGTTGCAAGCTGAGTggcagcagcccaagcagcgACCGCAGCGCGGCTATGTTAGACAGCATGGCGACTATATGGTGTGGCATGAGTATTTGCGAGCTGAGCAAATCTATGAAAGCAACCAGAGCTTGACACTGACCACACATGCCACCTACATGGACCTGGGACTGTTGCCCACAATGCTGAGCAG ATGGCAAGCGCCCATTAGCCTCACTATCTATGCCAGCGGCTCGGACTTTTACAAGGCCATCGAATCCTTTTGGTACATACACGACTGTCTGCAAATGCGTCGGCTTCTGCGTCACTTTGTTAGCATCCATTTGGTCTGGCATAGGCAACATTATCCGCCGGGTTTGCATCTCTTCGATCTTAGCCGCGCGCCGCCAGCAAGTCTTAAATGCCATCAACCCGCACCTTATGCGAAAGCGCGTCAGGATGTCACCTATTGGCATCTGCATAAGCTCAAGTATCCGGTGAATCTGCTGCGTAATGTGGCACGCCTCAATGCCTACACTTACTACATCATGGCGCTGgacatgcagctgctgcccccaAGCAATTTCGCCAAAAAGTTTATACATTTCGCCTGGGTGCGCTACTGGAATCATCCGGACATAGCCAAGCCGTTTGCCAG TATCTACTGCTTGCCCACCTTTCCACACACGCCCCAAGCGCCGCTGGCctacaacaagcagcaattggTTAAAGTTTTAAGAGATTACAACATAACCAAGccaatttacaacaacaattatttgtggCAAAGGAATTGGCTATCATCTGTAAAAGATCAAGAGCATCTGTATATCTATGATCGTGCCACACACGGCATTTGCGTGGGCTACATCAGCATCAATGAGCTGGAGCCGCTCTACGATGAGCAATATGAAATGGAATCCATCTACCAggcaaacaataatttgcaGTGCCTGCTGCTTTCGCATCTCGGCTACTCGTTTATTATAATGGATAATGTTTTTCTTATACGTCGCACTGAGGATAGCTGGCAGTCAATTCGCTATAATAAAACTTTGCGCTTTGCGAGGCTGCatagattaaataaattaaagaaattgtACAACAATTTGGTGTCGCTGCCAGGCGTTAACAATAATTTGGAGTGGCTTATAAATATGGCAAAAAAAGATTAG
- the LOC108603487 gene encoding beta-1,4-glucuronyltransferase 1 gives MQSQIKINLIHKLMAMQPSRRNCRFYLLLALLATVSVLLLHYQQQVRYLQLQPQLNKLALIETSASPRTRDLQQLLKCRNRRLELQKLQHGDFWVIENLIAGEVSRHMACAESITYTTNGDYTFFDNLETIAERWRGPISFAVHTPGFDLSTTLDAIQYVRNCLPGSAAIRDYVSFHVYFGQQHMPPVVPLSEAEALRWPINCAEATEMPPPKITMYKTLANLTYPINVGRNIARQAANTHFIFACDIELYPSLGFVQQFLDLVHRNHSVLALEQQKPRVFPLPVFEINANESLPANKPELMALLQAGRAQLFHAQICTVCHRVPGYKSWINQTLKHDAQLKVLDVGQRVGSYRYWEPFYVSDNSEPFFDERVTWEGQSNKRIQGYAMCLLDYEYHVLHPAFLVHTPGIKQFDAKSKRLNYVKAMNRLINYKIKPEYAVLYGTNNNCTT, from the exons ATGCaaagtcaaattaaaattaatttaattcataaactCATGGCCATGCAGCCGAGCAGAAGAAATTGTcgattttatttgctgcttgcactgcttgccacagtttccgtgttgctgttgcactatCAGCAACAAGTGCGttacttgcaactgcagccgcaattaaataaattagcattaattgAAACAAGTGCAAGTCCACGCACTAGAGacttgcagcagttgctaaAGTGTCGCAATCGTCGCTTGGAACTGCAGAAGTTGCAACATGGCGATTTCTGGGTGATTGAGAATCTGATAGCAGGTGAAGTTAGTCGCCACATGGCCTGTGCTGAATCAATTACGTATACTACCAATGGAGATTATACGTTTTTTGATAATCTGGAAACGATAGCAGAGCG TTGGCGTGGCCCCATCAGCTTTGCCGTGCATACGCCGGGCTTTGACCTGAGCACCACTTTGGATGCCATACAGTATGTGCGCAACTGTTTGCCGGGCAGCGCAGCGATCAGAGACTACGTCAGTTTTCATGTTTACTTTGGTCAGCAGCATATGCCGCCAGTTGTGCCCTTGAGCGAAGCGGAAGCGCTGCGTTGGCCCATTAACTGCGCTGAAGCAACAGAAATGCCGCCACCTAAAATTACAATGTACAAAACGCTGGCCAATCTCACTTATCCCATTAATGTGGGACGCAATATAGCGCGCCAGGCAGCCAATACGCATTTTATATTCGCCTGCGATATTGAACTGTATCCCAGTTTGGGTTTTGTGCAGCAGTTTTTGGATTTAGTGCATCGCAATCATAGCGTGTTGGCTCTGGAGCAGCAAAAGCCCAGAGTCTTTCCATTGCCTGTGTTTGAGATCAATGCGAATGAGAGTTTGCCTGCTAATAAGCCTGAATTGATGGCTTTGTTGCAAGCTGGGCGCGCTCAGCTGTTTCATGCCCAGATCTGCACTGTTTGCCATCGAGTGCCTGGCTACAAGAGCTGGATAAATCAAACACTTAAGCACGATGCGCAACTCAAGGTGCTTGATGTGGGTCAGCGCGTGGGCAGCTATCGCTACTGGGAGCCCTTCTACGTCAGCGACAATAGCGAGCCTTTCTTTGATGAGCGCGTCACTTGGGAGGGGCAGTCCAACAAGCGCATACAG GGCTACGCCATGTGTCTGCTGGACTACGAGTACCATGTGCTGCATCCTGCTTTTCTAGTTCACACGCCTGGCATTAAACAGTTTGATGCCAAATCGAAACGTTTGAATTATGTCAAGGCTATGAACAgattaataaactataaaataaagccAGAGTATGCTGTGCTTTATGGCACGAATAATAATTGCACTACATAA
- the LOC108607939 gene encoding ABC transporter G family member 20 gives MAAVEVHNGYKYYGSKKNPKIVLNQLNMNVMRGSIYGLLGASGCGKTTLLSCIVGQRRLNGGEVSVLGVKPGEPGSGVPGSRVGFMPQEIALVEEMTVKETVFYFGRIYGLTDEKIREKFKLLKELLQLPPARQMVKQCSGGQQRRLSFACAMIHDPELLILDEPTVGLDPMLREKIWDFLVETTRNSKLAVIITTHYIEEANQANCIGLMRNGVLLAEDTPTNIMIKFGTQSIEDAFLLLSQRQGNEDELQQILDHSKTQALPAAILPPEVIDVHEPTNDEKPPIPYEEPATENRKKVFFTTKGRIKALMTKNFVQLFRQPSGIIFMLLFPIIQLSCFYLAIGKTPKNLELGIYSGEIGNYSECFDPSLRTTEYYFDNDTCIFNKLSCRYIQELGDDIAIRKYYASEAAAFEEAKRATTVGYIYFSQNFSSSLHALMDDGRYASDGAVENAELTIHIDMTDQQVAYFMQRKLRDKFADFMDGVVKDCNLSSAFVKLPVQFQDPIYGSADIEFQQYCAPGVVMTMVFFLATLMTAAVFISERMDGIWDRTLLAGVSANEMLWAHLLTQLIIMALQSFEVIMYIGIVFDTYNKGDTTTLIGLLTLTAFCGMLFGLFISVFCKSHTEANFVATGAFYPMIILCGLLWPLESMPRFLQDVVMVLPFTIPSISARNVIEKGWSITNEKVYNGFLVMAGWTIIFFVLCLIGIRRKA, from the exons atggcggcagTGGAAGTACACAACGGCTATAAGTACTATGGCTCCAAAAAAAATCCCAAGATTGTGCTCAATCAGCTAAACATGAACGTCATGCGTGGCTCCAT ctaTGGCCTGCTGGGCGCCTCGGGCTGTGGCAAAACCACTTTGCTCAGCTGCATTGTGGGCCAGCGTCGTCTCAATGGCGGCGAGGTCAGCGTGCTGGGCGTCAAGCCGGGCGAACCAGGCAGCGGTGTGCCGGGCTCCAGAGTGGGCTTTATGCCCCAGGAGATAGCTTTAGTGGAGGAGATGACTGTCAAGGAGACAGTGTTCTATTTTGGTCGCATCTATGGCCTCACAGATGAAAAGATACGCGAGAAGTTCAAGCTGCTcaaggagctgctgcagctgccgccggcCAGGCAAATGGTGAAGCAGTGCAGCGGcggtcagcagcgacgcttgaGCTTTGCCTGCGCCATGATACACGATCCCGAGCTGCTCATACTGGATGAGCCCACCGTGGGCTTGGATCCGATGCTGCGTGAAAA AATCTGGGACTTTTTGGTGGAAACTACTAGAAATAGCAAATTGGCTGTGATTATAACTACACATTATATTGAAGAGGCCAACCAAGCAAATTGC ATTGGTCTTATGCGCAATGGCGTGCTACTGGCTGAGGACACGCCCACAAATATTATGATTAAATTTGGCACACAATCCATTGAGGATGCATTTCTTTTGCTCAGCCAGCGCCAGGGCAACGAGGATGAGCTGCAACAGATATTGGATCATAGTAAGACTCAAGCATTGCCTGCAGCAATTTTGCCGCCCGAAGTGATCGATGTGCATGAGCCGACGAATGATGAAAAGCCGCCCATACCCTATGAGGAGCCAGCGACAGAGAATCGCAAAAAAGTTTTCTTCACCACCAAGGGTCGCATCAAGGCGCTGATGACAAAGAATTTTGTGCAATTGTTTAGACAACCCTC TGGCATTATATTCATGCTGCTATTTCCTATTATACAACTTTCCTGCTTTTATCTGGCCATAGGCAAAACGCCTAAGAATCTGGAGTTGGGTATTTACTCCGGCGAGATTGGCAACTATAGCGAGTGCTTCGATCCCAGTCTGCGCACCACTGAATATTATTTTGACAACGATACGTGCATCTTTAATAAGCTCAGCTGTCGCTATATACAGGAGCTGGGCGACGACATAGCCATACGCAAATACTATGCAAGTGAGGCGGCTGCTTTCGAGGAGGCCAAGCGAGCGACCACAGTGGGTTACATTTACTTTTCGCAAAACTTTAGCAGCTCACTGCACGCTCTAATGGACGATGGTCGTTATGCCAGCGATGGTGCTGTGGAGAATGCCGAACTCACTATACACATCGATATGACGG ATCAACAAGTTGCGTACTTTATGCAGCGTAAATTGCGTGACAAGTTTGCCGATTTTATGGATGGCGTCGTTAAGGATTGCAATCTATCGTCGGCTTTCGTTAAGTTGCCCGTACAGTTTCAGGATCCGATTTATGGCTCGGCGGATATCGAATTTCAGCAATATTGTGCGCCGGGTGTGGTAATGAC CATGGTCTTCTTTTTGGCCACCCTAATGACTGCCGCTGTGTTCATATCGGAGCGCATGGATGGCATTTGGGATCGCACCTTGTTGGCGGGTGTTTCGGCCAACGAAATGCTTTGGGCTCATCTGCTGACGCAATTGATTATTATGGCTCTGCAATCGTTTGAGGTCATCATGTACATTGGCATTGTATTCGATACGTATAACAAAGGCGATACAACGACGTTGATAGGTCTGCTGACGCTTACAGCATTTTGTGGCATGTTGTTTG GTCTGTTCATCTCTGTTTTCTGCAAATCGCATACAGAGGCGAATTTTGTAGCCACTGGTGCATTTTATCCCATGATTATACTCTGCG GCTTGCTGTGGCCGCTGGAGAGCATGCCGAGATTTTTACAGGACGTGGTAATGGTGCTGCCGTTTACTATACCTTCGATATCGGCGCGTAATGTTATCGAGAAGGGCTGGAGCATTACCAACGAAAAGGTCTATAACGGTTTTCTGGTTATGGCCGGCTGGACGATTATTTTCTTTGTGCTATGTCTCATTGGCATTAGACGCAAAGCGTAG
- the LOC108607940 gene encoding phospholipase B1, membrane-associated — translation MRSTMLKVRCCSLLLILLQLSVNVRAQTKLQRRNRSQQLLASIGVRPEHYNSRKLYRNTLPQYTDIDRDYRQLLLSTRRLSLNWALRSENELIARNRREGKMQPIIPKSQPFACALNNTRSSSRPTSVERLRPGDIDVIAAFGDSVSAGNGIISHNALDMVNEWRGMTFSGGGMADWRRYLTLPNILKVFNPQLYGYAIANDLVVNHRTSRLSIAEPMIMSHDLPYQARVFIDLLQRDAHVDMQRHWKLLTIYVGNNDICSDMCHWTNSAALLAQHAKDLRQAFRLLRDNVPRLLINLIVVPNIVRVLSGLHQVPWQCYMVHRIACNCLMSDQLSRQQLQQRQQLLLQWQQIDLQVARSPEFQRKDFAIVAHPMIANMSTPLLPNGDMDWRPFGHDCFHFSQRAHAVFANLLWNSMWLPDERKPQPQHMPDDPFEHFECPSAQRPYFLVRPSAAV, via the coding sequence ATGCGTTCCACAATGTTAAAAgtacgctgctgcagcttgctcttaattttattgcagttgaGTGTAAACGTAAGAGCGCAAACGAAGCTGCAGCGACGTAATCGctcacagcagctgctggccagcaTAGGAGTGCGCCCAGAGCATTACAACTCACGCAAACTCTACAGAAATACGCTGCCCCAGTACACGGATATAGATCGCGACTATCGCCAGTTGTTGCTGAGCACGCGTCGCTTGTCGCTCAACTGGGCGCTGCGAAGCGAAAACGAGTTGATTGCACGCAATCGAAGAGAAGGCAAAATGCAGCCAATTATACCAAAGAGTCAGCCCTTTGCTTGTGCACTGAACAatacgcgcagcagcagcagacccACATCAGTGGAGCGACTGCGTCCAGGTGATATCGATGTGATTGCAGCCTTTGGCGATTCTGTATCCGCTGGCAATGGCATCATATCGCACAATGCTTTGGATATGGTGAACGAATGGCGTGGCATGACTTTCTCTGGTGGCGGCATGGCCGACTGGCGACGCTACCTAACGCTGCCCAATATACTGAAAGTGTTTAATCCGCAGCTCTATGGTTATGCCATCGCCAATGATCTGGTGGTGAATCACAGAACTTCGCGTCTGAGCATAGCCGAGCCCATGATCATGTCGCACGATTTGCCTTATCAGGCGCGTGTGTTTATAGATCTGCTGCAACGTGATGCGCATGTGGACATGCAACGCCACTGGAAGTTGCTCACCATCTATGTGGGCAACAATGACATTTGCTCCGACATGTGCCACTGGACGAAcagcgcagcgctgctggcgcaaCATGCCAAAGATTTGCGACAAGCTTTTCGCTTGCTGCGCGACAATGTGCCGCGCCTGCTCATAAATCTAATTGTAGTGCCGAATATAGTGCGCGTCCTCAGTGGACTGCATCAGGTGCCCTGGCAGTGCTACATGGTGCATCGCATTGCCTGCAATTGTCTGATGAGCGATCAGCTGAgtcggcagcagctgcagcagcgtcagcagttgctgctgcaatggcagcaaattgatttgcaagTGGCGCGTTCGCCTGAATTTCAGCGCAAGGATTTTGCTATTGTGGCGCATCCTATGATTGCCAACATGAGCACGCCGCTGCTGCCCAATGGCGACATGGACTGGCGCCCCTTTGGGCACGATTGCTTTCACTTTAGTCAGCGCGCGCACGCAGTGTTCGCCAATCTGCTGTGGAACAGCATGTGGCTCCCAGATGAGCGcaagccgcagccgcagcacaTGCCCGATGATCCCTTCGAGCACTTCGAGTGTCCCAGCGCGCAGCGTCCTTACTTTCTAGTGCGTCCTAGTGCGGCCGtgtga
- the LOC108597564 gene encoding LOW QUALITY PROTEIN: septin-interacting protein 1 (The sequence of the model RefSeq protein was modified relative to this genomic sequence to represent the inferred CDS: deleted 4 bases in 4 codons) has protein sequence MSDQEYERFEITDYDLDNEFNINRPRRRQTKQQQIYGIWADDSDNDSEGEPSGRRGRRGLGGGGAKKPKDYTAPVSFVAGGIQQAGKKKKKEGEQAGSDAENSESDDDGRPAFGKQAALQDRSDDNSSDSEAEQARQTSRSMQATAGLRHKSHIASNRNVGAWEQHTRGIGAKLLLQMGYEPGKGLGKDLQGISQPVQAHVRKGRGAIGAYGPETAASVGGQPKAVKVDEDVREAKEFKEQLNKWKKGEVRERHTKRYYYKSVEEVIAKGKKSDHLLSEQLSKRLGNVPVIDMTGPEKRVLSGYHALAQTKITPEETLYDAKSGAEPAPVSVFSMPELTHNLELLVSQCEQEIIAIDKTERECSDREAALLHEQRQLEDLVQLERNHMQTLEQVLCRMEQLSEQPELTLAQAEKLFLELQHDYASEYLEFALADLAAGVIAPLLKRELNDWQPLVQPTQPLQLIKRWRGILQRDEQQLNNKADQSARNVFDPYSSLIWVGLIPSFRICAANWEPKEHATMAALLDAWAPLLPSWVLDSVLEQLVLPRLTAGVLDWDPLTDTVPIHSWILPWHAILGSKLEETIYPQIRSKLGVALQSWSPQDRSACAMLTPWQSAFPPEQLQLLLQRSIIPKLQAVLSEFIINPLQQNLELWQQVWEWHELIPAPHMAQLLDKHFFPRWMQVLVLWLNQAPDFAEISRWYAGWKSMLSEAVLSQPCIKEHLRRALDMLHRATDVVLQPTTAIPPPPMPPPPAPLLITPMMLVDVAPPAQLEFKELVSQKCAELGIIFAPLPGRRELGKQIYRVGKLFCFIDRNVCMISDSSLTNWQPCGVNQLLERSQTGLI, from the exons ATGTCTGACCAGGAGTATGAGCGCTTCGAGATTACAGACTATGACTTGGACAACGAGTTCAACATAAACAGACCACGCCGACGTCAGacgaagcaacaacaaatctaTG GTATATGGGCTGACGATagcgacaacgacagcgaGGGTGAGCCAAGTGGACGCCGTGGACGTCGCGGACTGGGTGGCGGTGGTGCCAAGAAACCCAAAGATTATACGGCGCCGGTGAGTTTTGTAGCCGGTGGCATACAACAAGCCggcaagaagaaaaaaaaggagGGCGAGCAGGCAGGCAGCGATGCTGAAAACAGCGAAAGTGATGATGATGGCAGGCCAGCTTTTGGCAAGCAAGCTGCATTGCAGGATCGTAGCGATGACAACAGCTCAGACAGCGAAGCGGAGCAAGCGCGCCAGACGTCAAGGTCTATGCAGGCGACAGCTGGACTGCGACACAAATCACACATAGCGAGCAATCGCAATGTAGGCGCCTGGGAGCAGCACACACGCGGCATAGGCGCCAAGCTACTGCTGCAGATGGGTTATGAGCCAGGCAAGGGATTGGGCAAGGATTTGCAAGGCATCTCGCAGCCTGTGCAAGCGCATGTGCGCAAAGGACGCGGTGCCATTGGCGCATATGGACCAGAGACGGCGGCGAGTGTAGGCGGCCAACCAAAAGCTGTTAAAGTAGATGAAGATGTGCGTGAAGCCAAAGAGTTCAAGgagcagctaaacaaatggaaaaagggtgaAGTGCGTGAGCGGCACACCAAGCGTTATTACTACAAATCCGTAGAGGAAGTTATAGCCAAGGGCAAAAAGTCGGATCACTTGCTATCGGAGCAGCTGAGCAAGCGTTTAGGCAATGTGCCAGTCATCGATATGACTGGACCAGAAAAACGCGTTTTGAGCGGTTACCATGCGCTGGCGCAGACTAAAATAACACCAGAGGAAACACTGTACGATGCGAAGTCAGGAGCGGAGCCTGCGCCTGTAAGCGTCTTTAGCATGCCGGAGCTGACGCACAATTTGGAGCTGCTGGTGTCGCAGTGTGAGCAGGAGATTATAGCCATAGACAAGACCGAACGCGAATGCTCCGATCGtgaggcagcgctgctgcatgAGCAGCGTCAGCTGGAGGATCTGGTTCAGCTGGAGCGCAATCATATGCAAACACTGGAGCAGGTGCTGTGCCGCATGGAGCAGCTGAGCGAGCAGCCCGAATTGACGCTAGCGCAGGCAGAGAAACTGTTCCTGGAGCTGCAACATGACTATGCCTCAGAGTATTTAGAATTTGCCTTGGCGGATCTGGCAGCGGGCGTTATAGCGCCGCTGCTGAAGCGTGAGCTTAACGACTGGCAGCCGTTAGTGCAGCCCacgcagccgctgcagctcATCAAACGCTGGCGCGGCATACTCCAGCgtgatgagcagcagctgaacaaTAAAGCGGATCAGTCAGCACGTAATGTATTCGATCCGTACAGCTCGCTCATCTGGGTGGGCTTGATACCCTCGTTTAGAATCTGCGCTGCCAACTGGGAGCCCAAGGAGCATGCCACCatggctgcgctgctggatGCTTGGGCGCCGCTGTTGCCCAGCTGGGTGTTGGATTCagtgctggagcagctggtgcTGCCACGCTTGACCGCCGGCGTGCTCGACTGGGATCCACTGACAGATACAGTGCCCATACACAGCTGGATC TTGCCCTGGCATGCCATACTGGGCAGCAAGCTGGAA GAAACCATTTACCCGCAGATACGCAGCAAGCTGGGCGTTGCC TTACAGTCCTGGTCACCACAAGATCGC TCGGCATGCGCTATGTTGACACCCTGGCAGTCAGCCTTTCCGcccgagcagctgcagctgctgctccaacgCAGCATTATACCCAAACTGCAAGCAGTGCTCTCAGAGTTCATCATCAATCCGCTGCAGCAGAATCTGGAGCTGTGGCAACAGGTTTGGGAGTGGCATGAGCTTATACCTGCACCTCATATGGCCCAACTGCTGGACAAACATTTCTTTCCACGCTGGATGCAGGTGCTGGTGCTTTGGCTGAACCAAGCGCCGGACTTTGCGGAAATCTCACGTTGGTATGCCGGCTGGAAGAGCATGTTGAGTGAGGCGGTGTTGTCCCAGCCGTGCATCAAGGAGCATCTGCGTCGTGCCTTGGATATGCTGCATCGTGCCACGGATGTGGTGCTGCAACCCACTACAGCGATACCGCCGCCTCCCATGCCACCGCCACCCGCTCCCCTGCTGATTACTCCCATGATGCTGGTGGATGTAGCACCGCCTGCTCAGCTGGAGTTCAAGGAGTTGGTCTCGCAAAAATGCGCCGAACTTGGCATCATCTTTGCTCCACTGCCAGGCAGACGTGAGCTGGGCAAACAG ATCTATCGCGTGGGCAAACTCTTTTGCTTTATCGATCGCAATGTCTGCATGATCAGCGACAGCAGCTTGACCAACTGGCAGCCATGTGGAGTCAATCAGCTGCTGGAGCGCTCACAGACTGGACTCATCTAG
- the LOC108607941 gene encoding uncharacterized protein LOC108607941, protein MYPLLLLLLVHWGTALPVDHANERLISYLRVNESHIEGALTRLQRFYGQNRVHIYCRRDEPLELRNIFQSNRLRLLMMQPNAEFKQYRAATAQGVYRAHEQGRECHEGKLLAAATKRMHYISLPAHAHACYGIYTQQAFNLTLLQLQLDEERVAQFVLGLVLWFAAPLCGQYLMCCYCVAVVLGVHLASLVVVFMAVLCAGELRLNSLRPMGGNLKLVLERQPSLVALTLVAGALLLLRLCERHCRLWRHERVRRAHCRLLRFFSYALIYGASDHARFGYFCIAMLLPWPELWWLLRWLRLQGKWLQRRVLPPQTRRLLSAVEFHNQVGYETQCALLDLRQRLRNEPPSWEQMAQMQQPREFAQFLNGANHVPQSEPPAPAPAEATHYSSSTLSSSSSSLLEDSTPSADLIFRNFNYMDSARSLRRRPTPSPPSSRN, encoded by the coding sequence ATGTAcccattgctattgctgcttttGGTTCATTGGGGCACCGCTCTGCCTGTGGATCATGCCAACGAACGTTTGATATCCTATTTGCGAGTAAATGAATCCCACATCGAAGGCGCGCTGACCAGACTGCAGCGTTTTTATGGCCAGAATCGTGTGCATATCTATTGCAGACGCGATGAGCCGCTGGAGCTGCGCAACATATTCCAAAGCAATCGCCTGAGATTGTTAATGATGCAGCCGAATGCGGAGTTTAAACAATATAGAGCGGCTACAGCTCAGGGCGTTTATCGTGCCCATGAGCAAGGACGCGAATGCCACGAGGGCAAATTGCTGGCGGCGGCTACAAAGCGGATGCACTACATCTCGCTGCCGGCGCATGCTCATGCCTGCTATGGCATCTACACCCAGCAGGCTTTCAATctaacgctgctgcagctgcagttggatGAGGAGCGCGTGGCGCAGTTCGTTCTAGGACTTGTGCTTTGGTTTGCAGCCCCTCTGTGCGGCCAGTACTTGATGTGCTGCTACTGCGTTGCCGTTGTGCTGGGCGTGCATTTGGCCAGTCTGGTGGTCGTCTTCATGGCCGTGCTCTGCGCTGGCGAGCTGCGCCTCAATAGTCTGCGGCCAATGGGCGGCAATTTGAAGCTCGTGCTGGAGCGGCAGCCCTCGCTGGTGGCGCTAACTTTAGTCGCCggcgctttgctgctgctgcgtctctGCGAGCGTCACTGCCGCTTGTGGCGTCACGAGCGTGTGCGTCGTGCTCATTGCcggctgctgcgctttttCTCCTATGCCTTGATCTATGGCGCCTCGGATCATGCGCGCTTTGGCTACTTTTGCATTGCCATGCTGTTGCCTTGGCCTGAGCTTTGGTGGCTGCTCCgctggctgcggctgcagGGCAAGTGGCTGCAGCGTAGAGTGCTGCCGCCCCAAACGCGTCGCCTGCTCAGTGCGGTTGAGTTTCACAACCAAGTGGGCTATGAAACGCAATGCGCGCTGCTTGATCTGCGCCAGCGTCTGCGCAATGAACCGCCCAGCTGGGAGCAGATGGCtcaaatgcagcagccacGTGAGTTTGCGCAGTTTCTCAATGGCGCCAATCATGTGCCACAGTCGGAGccaccagcgccagcgccagctgagGCGACTCACTACAGCAGCTCTACTCTCtctagctccagctccagtctACTGGAGGACTCTACACCCTCGGCTGATTTAATATTTCGCAATTTCAACTATATGGACTCCGCACGCAGCTTGCGACGACGCCCCACCCCATCACCACCCTCAAGTCGAAACTAG
- the LOC108598935 gene encoding uncharacterized protein LOC108598935, whose translation MLFMQSYFFCASVRLGVIIISIFAMAKSIVVMYIILTHGIDFLPMMIDKFDTESAYRESYFMVKDTIDWMEQDPKVATVLLQVYSISHIVSCLAAAYGAYKLKKLFVLPLACFEFTYLLQIVAMVILFLRISRHFLNLSSLILVTLIATAYAILVFYDLFALLAFVQIVTLVSSKRYQQFYGTNPFKPCLLRTQQAKLKCSLPQHNSEKLTEYAKYFQPAELMNDIMLRNALRKAILIA comes from the exons ATGCTGTTCATGCAGTCCTATTTCTTTTGCGCATCCGTGCGCTTGGGCGTTATAATTATCAGCATATTTGCTATG GCCAAAAGCATTGTTGTTATGTATATTATCCTAACGCATGGCATTGACTTTTTGCCCATGATGATTGACAAATTTGACACAGAGTCTGCGTACAGAGAAAGTTATTTTATGGTTAAGGATACTATAGACTGGATGGAGCAAG ATCCCAAAGTAGCAACTGTTCTACTGCAAGTCTATAGCATAAGTCACATAGTATCTTGTTTAGCAGCTGCCTATGGCGCTTACAAA CTTAAGAAACTGTTTGTCTTGCCGCTTGCCTGCTTTGAGTTCACTTACCTGCTGCAAATAGTAGCCATGGTCATATTATTTCTGCGCATCAGCAGACATTTTTTAAATCTGAGCAGCTTAATCTTAGTTACACTTATAGCCACTGCCTATGCAA TACTTGTATTTTacgatttgtttgctttattggCATTTGTGCAAATTGTAACATTGGTCAGCAGCAAACGCTATCAACAATTCTATGGAACGAATCCCTTTAAGCCATGTTTACTGAGaacacaacaagcaaagctaaaatgCTCGTTACCGCAGCACAATTCCGAGAAACTAACTGAATATGCAAAGTACTTTCAGCCAGCAGAGCTAATGAATGACATAATGTTGCGTAATGCTTTGCGTAAAGCTATATTGattgcttaa